The region CTAAAACATTCAATATTAACACTACATATTTTTCCTTTTTATGCCCATTTTAATGTTTTATATTTCTTCTTTTAAAAATATTGTGAGGACTTCATTTTCATATAATATTTTAGTGTAGGTTTCCTCAAAATCCTTCATTTTTTTAGAAAATTAAAGCTTATTTTCCCTAATTTTGAGGACTTTAATTTTTAACTTAAAATTTAGCAACATTTCCTCACCATCTTAAATAAAATCCAATGAATTTTTCACCATACAATAATGCACTGACTAGATTTTCGCTCTGTTTTCTAATTAGATCGGAATATGTCACAGTTTCATCATTATATGTGATTGTGGAAAACAGTTTTTTAAGAATTTTATTTGCAATCAGTTTTCTCGCTTCTAGTTTTATTGTATTGTTCCTTTTATCCAAATCATTATTCGTAACCTGTTTTTTATTGATTAAACTTATCACGGTTTTATCAACAATTTGTTGTCTAAATGGCTCTATTAAATCAAACGTTAAACTTGTTCGTTTATCCATGTCATAATGCAGGAATCCGCAATATGGATCTAAACCGGCATACAATATGTTTTTTGTTATTTCACTTGCAAGGATTGCATAACCGTAATTCAGCATGGAATTTAAAAGGTCTGTTGGTTTTTTGGTTCTTCCATCAAATCCTATTTCTCCAGGTATGAAATATTTTATTGCCCTCCAGTATTCATTTGATGCCTTTCCTTCCAAGCCCATTATTTTCATCCTTATTTTTTCATTATCGCCATTTAAATTTATTTTTTCAAGTTCAGCTATCATTTCATCAATTTTTAACCTGTGATTGAATACCCTTTTTAGTTGTTTATTTTTATTTAGTGTTGTTAATGTTGCTTTTTGGTTTTTCATTTTACTTTTAATTAGCTCTTTTGATAATTCAAGACCCAGTGTATTTTCACTTAGCATATACTGCTGTTTTTTTAGCTTTACATTTCGCCAATCTGGTGATTCTAAAATATAGTTTAGCTGTCCTCTCGGATTAATGGCCATTAATTTGATATTGTTCTGCGCCATTAAATTTAAGGCATCAAACGTCACATATCC is a window of Methanobrevibacter gottschalkii DSM 11977 DNA encoding:
- the cas1 gene encoding CRISPR-associated endonuclease Cas1, which produces MKIIIDGYNKSIHKKDNMIIIEENSQTIDAIKANMITDITITGKGYVTFDALNLMAQNNIKLMAINPRGQLNYILESPDWRNVKLKKQQYMLSENTLGLELSKELIKSKMKNQKATLTTLNKNKQLKRVFNHRLKIDEMIAELEKINLNGDNEKIRMKIMGLEGKASNEYWRAIKYFIPGEIGFDGRTKKPTDLLNSMLNYGYAILASEITKNILYAGLDPYCGFLHYDMDKRTSLTFDLIEPFRQQIVDKTVISLINKKQVTNNDLDKRNNTIKLEARKLIANKILKKLFSTITYNDETVTYSDLIRKQSENLVSALLYGEKFIGFYLRW